Proteins from a single region of Pongo pygmaeus isolate AG05252 chromosome 3, NHGRI_mPonPyg2-v2.0_pri, whole genome shotgun sequence:
- the LOC129035605 gene encoding high mobility group protein HMG-I/HMG-Y-like produces the protein MRELSLKSSQPSASKQEMDSTEKRGRGRPHKQPPVSPGTAMVGSQKEPSEVPTTKRPWGQPKGSKNKGAAKTRKTTTTPGRKPRGRPRKLEKEEEEGIWQESEEEDQ, from the coding sequence ATGAGAGAGTTGAGCTTGAAGTCCAGCCAGCCCTCGGCCTCCAAGCAGGAAATGGACAGCACTGAGAAGCGGGGCCGGGGCAGGCCCCACAAGCAGCCTCCGGTGAGTCCCGGGACAGCAATGGTAGGGAGTCAGAAGGAGCCTAGTGAAGTGCCAACAACTAAGAGACCTTGGGGCCAACCAAAGGGAAGCAAAAACAAGGGAGCTGCCAAGACCCGGAAAACCACCACAACTCCAGGAAGGAAACCAAGGGGCAGACCCAGAAaactggagaaggaggaagaggagggcatCTGGCAGGAGTCCGAGGAGGAGGATCAGTGA